The Humulus lupulus chromosome 3, drHumLupu1.1, whole genome shotgun sequence genome window below encodes:
- the LOC133821510 gene encoding GDSL esterase/lipase At4g16230-like, with the protein MDIYSKREIFVSLALHTFTSLALFGICLGQGSPANFVFGDSLVDAGNNNYIVSLSRANYPPNGIDFGSPTGRYTNGRTIIDIIGQELGFKDFTPPYLAPTTSGPVVLDGVNYASGGGGILNETGKIFGGRINFDAQIDNFENTRQDIISQIGLPATMQLFEKSLFSVTIGSNDFINNYLTPILSTAEQKLVSPEMFVGAMISRLRPQLNRLYNLGARKIVVANVGPIGCIPYQRDINPKSGDNCAAFPNQLAQLFNNQLSSLIPELNANLEGSMFVYADVYHVVEDILENYIKYDFENPYSSCCYIAGRFGGLVPCGPPSNVCLDRSKYVFWDPYHPSDASNVIIAKYLLDGDTTSVSPMNVRQLLSS; encoded by the exons ATGGATATTTACTCAAAGAGAGAAATTTTTGTATCCTTGGCACTCCACACATTCACAAGTTTAGCATTGTTTGGAATCTGCTTGGGACAAGGTTCTCCTGCTAACTTTGTTTTTGGAGATTCTCTGGTTGATGCTGGAAACAACAACTACATTGTTTCACTATCCAGGGCTAATTATCCTCCGAATGGAATTGATTTTGGTTCACCAACTGGCAGATACACAAATGGAAGAACGATAATTGACATTATAG GTCAAGAATTGGGTTTCAAAGACTTCACTCCACCTTACTTAGCACCCACAACTTCTGGACCAGTAGTTCTTGATGGTGTAAATTATGCTTCTGGTGGAGGTGGAATTCTTAATGAAACCGGAAAAATATTT GGAGGAAGAATAAATTTCGATGCACAGATTGATAATTTTGAAAACACAAGGCAAGACATCATCTCTCAAATTGGTCTCCCAGCTACTATGCAACTGTTTGAAAAGTCTCTCTTCTCAGTTACAATTGGCTCAAATGACTTCATCAATAACTACTTGACACCAATTCTATCCACTGCTGAGCAGAAGTTGGTGTCTCCAGAAATGTTTGTGGGAGCTATGATTTCAAGATTGAGACCACAACTTAAt AGACTTTACAACTTGGGAGCTAGGAAGATTGTGGTGGCTAATGTGGGACCTATTGGGTGTATACCATATCAGAGAGATATAAATCCTAAATCAGGGGACAACTGTGCAGCATTCCCTAATCAGCTAGCTCAGTTATTCAACAACCAACTGAGTAGCCTTATTCCAGAGCTCAATGCTAATCTTGAAGGGTCAATGTTTGTGTATGCAGATGTTTACCATGTTGTGGAAGATATCCTTGAGAACTACATAAAATATG ATTTTGAAAATCCTTACTCTTCTTGCTGCTACATTGCTGGGAGATTTGGAGGCCTGGTTCCATGTGGTCCTCCATCTAACGTGTGTTTGGACAGGTCCAAATATGTGTTCTGGGATCCATATCATCCCTCTGATGCTTCTAACGTCATCATAGCAAAGTATCTTCTTGATGGTGACACTACTTCCGTTTCACCAATGAATGTTAGACAACTTTTATCATCTTGA